A window of Oncorhynchus tshawytscha isolate Ot180627B linkage group LG10, Otsh_v2.0, whole genome shotgun sequence contains these coding sequences:
- the LOC112260889 gene encoding purine nucleoside phosphorylase encodes MYPESTVGCSFEECSATAEWLLSRTEIRPLVGIVCGSGLGGLAEMLKDQMAFKYSDIPNFPQSTVHGHAGRLVFGMLKGKACVCMQGRFHLYEGYPIHKVTMPMRIFKLLGVETVILTNAAGGLNQDYKVGDIMIIKDHINMPGFAGNNPLAGPNDERFGVRFPSMSDAYDRELLQLAQGVGAELGFADFLREGVYCVLGGPSFETIAECRMMNRLGADAVGMSTVHEVIVARHCGMRVFALSLITNQAVMDYDSQEKANHEEVLETGQLRAKQLERLVSNMVTHIEHNNNDA; translated from the exons ATGTATCCAGAATCTACAGTGGG gtGCAGCTTTGAGGAGTGTAGTGCTACAGCTGAATGGCTCCTGTCCCGGACAGAGATACGCCCCCTGGTGGGGATAGTTTGTGGCTCAGGCTTGGGAGGCTTGGCAGAAATGCTAAAAGACCAGATGGCATTTAAATACAGCGACATTCCTAACTTTCCCCAGAGCACAG TGCATGGTCACGCTGGCAGGTTGGTGTTTGGCATGCTGAAAGGGAAAgcatgtgtttgtatgcaggGAAGATTCCATCTCTATGAGGGATACCCCATCCATAAG GTCACAATGCCCATGCGGATTTTCAAGCTGCTGGGTGTGGAGACTGTCATCCTGACCAATGCAGCTGGAGGCCTCAATCAGGACTACAAGGTTGGGGACATCATGATCATCAAAGATCACATCAACATGCCTGGCTTCGCTGGGAACAACCCACTGGCAGGACCCAATGATGAGAG GTTTGGGGTTCGGTTCCCCTCCATGTCTGATGCGTACGACAGGGAACTTCTGCAGCTGGCACAAGGTGTGGGGGCGGAGCTTGGCTTTGCAGACTTCCTGAGAGAGGGAGTTTACTGCGTCCTGGGCGGGCCCTCGTTCGAAACCATCGCTGAGTGTCGTATGATGAACAGACTGGGGGCTGACGCTGTGG GCATGAGTACGGTGCACGAGGTGATTGTAGCGCGTCACTGTGGGATGCGTGTGTTCGCCCTGTCCCTGATCACCAACCAGGCTGTGATGGACTACGACAGCCAGGAGAAGGCCAACCACGAGGAGGTCCTGGAGACAGGCCAGCTGAGGGCAAAGCAGCTAGAGCGACTGGTGTCCAACATGGTGACCCACATAGAGCACAACAATAACGACGCCTGA